From the genome of Desulfovibrio sp. JY:
GACGACTATTTCCGCCTGAGGCGCCTGCTGGGGAACCGGCATGACCGCAAGGTCTGAGCGCGGTTGCGGGCAGCGAAAAAATATGGGGCCCTGGGAGGAGTTGCCCAGGGCCCCGGGTTTTGACATCCCTGCCGGGAATCGCAGGAATGCTGGGACCTTTTATGCGGGCAGCTCGAAGCCCTTGGACTCGAAAGCCACGGCAACGTCCTTCATGCCCAGTTTCTCCAGGGTGGCGCGGCGGGGCAGGCCGGTTTCCGGATCCCAGCCCATGTACGTGTAGTAGATGGTCTTGGTCGCCTCGAAGTTCTTGCGATCCAGGGGCGGATGGGGCACCTCGGCCTCGGGATAGACCGGAAGCACCCTCCCCTCCACCGGGGCGAAGAAGTGTTCGGGCAACTGGTCGTGTTCCTTGCGCAGGTTCACGGGTTTGCCGCCGCCCCATTCCAGGGCCGTCAGCAGCCGGTGCATGTTCCAGATGCGCGCCGCACGCTCGTTGAGCCTGTCCTGGGTCATCTTCTCGCCGGTGACCAGTTCGAACATCTTGTATTCCACGGACACGTCGCCGGTATACGCCCTGTCCTTGCGGCCGCTGGTCATGATGGGGAAAACCCAGTCGCAGGCCGAGATGCTGTCCTTGATGCAGCCGCGCAGGTGGATGAAGCGGGTGATCGTGGCGTTGGCCGTGGCCGACTTGTCCCCGTTCCAGGTCAGCGGCGCGTCCCGGTCGCGCTTCAGGTCGCTTAAGCCGTTGACGGCCACCTCCTCGCCCCAGATGGTCTTGGCCACGGGCAGGGCCTGCTCGAAGCTGAGCCCGGTCCATTCCAGCAGGTTGGTCATGGCGTGGCGGTTGGGATCGCGGTTTTCCATGGCGAAGTTCACGGCCCAGTAGTAGCCGAAGGTTCTGGGATCGTAGTGGGCGGACATGCCCCAGCCGCCGTTGCCGCCGACCACGCCGCCCATGATACCTTCCATGTTTTCGAAGCGCATGACCGCCTTGGCCGCGGCGGGCAGGCCCAGGGAGTCGAACTTGGCGGCGACGATGTCCATGGCCCGGCGGAAGCCCTCGGCCAGGGCGTCGCCCAGAAACCCCTGGCGATAGGCGATCATGTTCATGAGGGTGACCAGGCCGTCCGCGCCGAGCTCGCCCTTGGGCGGATAGTGGCCCCTGGCCAGGCCGGCGGCGATTTCGGCCGTGACCAGCTTCTTGTCCTGCAGGTGCTGAAGCAGGCTCTTGCCGTCCACGGTCTCGTCCTGAAGGAACCAGACGAACTGGATCATGGGGAACATCTCGAAGGTGTCCACCCCCAGCTTGTTGGCCAGCTGGTTGGCCAGAAACGTGGCCTTGTCCCGGTTGCCGATCCAGGAATAAAACCACTGGGTGCAGCTCACCGCGCCGCCGCCCATGCCCGGCACGTTCATATAGGCGTAGCAGCCTTGCGGGCAGGCGTAGCAGGACTGCGGTTTGACGTGGTATGCCTCAAGCCAGGGCGCGCAGCTCTTGGTCTGGTCGAAGCGCAGGGCCTGCTTGTTGATGTTTTTGGGATCGATGTACTTTTCCGTCCAGCTCAACGGACCATGGGA
Proteins encoded in this window:
- a CDS encoding aldehyde:ferredoxin oxidoreductase gives rise to the protein MNGWTGTILRVDLGNGKVTKEETAKYLDYTGGIGIGYKVIFDEAPLADPFSPDSRLVFAVGPLTGTLAPSTGRSEVIGVSPHVYAPQSKHPLVSRSGFGGYWGAELKFAGYDAVIIQGKAPKPVFINIADDKVTVDDAAFIWGKDTFTAQDAIKAKLGDEKVQIAIIGPSGEKLVRISPVIHRIGNAAGQGGFGAVMGSKNLKAIAVRGTGGVKVADKDGLVKYVKSVREFQPGPLGSTPLSHGPLSWTEKYIDPKNINKQALRFDQTKSCAPWLEAYHVKPQSCYACPQGCYAYMNVPGMGGGAVSCTQWFYSWIGNRDKATFLANQLANKLGVDTFEMFPMIQFVWFLQDETVDGKSLLQHLQDKKLVTAEIAAGLARGHYPPKGELGADGLVTLMNMIAYRQGFLGDALAEGFRRAMDIVAAKFDSLGLPAAAKAVMRFENMEGIMGGVVGGNGGWGMSAHYDPRTFGYYWAVNFAMENRDPNRHAMTNLLEWTGLSFEQALPVAKTIWGEEVAVNGLSDLKRDRDAPLTWNGDKSATANATITRFIHLRGCIKDSISACDWVFPIMTSGRKDRAYTGDVSVEYKMFELVTGEKMTQDRLNERAARIWNMHRLLTALEWGGGKPVNLRKEHDQLPEHFFAPVEGRVLPVYPEAEVPHPPLDRKNFEATKTIYYTYMGWDPETGLPRRATLEKLGMKDVAVAFESKGFELPA